From the genome of Neomonachus schauinslandi chromosome 1, ASM220157v2, whole genome shotgun sequence:
AAAGAGGCCTACCAGAAACAGCTTGGTTCTCATTGGGGCTAGGATCAATGCAGTAACTCAGTAGCTCTGTGGGGCTAGTCCCATTACTCTGCCAGGGAGACGGAGGAGCTTCTACCCAGTGTCCAAGCTAACAGCCACTGGTCCCACATGGAGAACTTGGGATGGGGACTGTTGCTCTCTTCTGGCTGAAGCTAAGACCTATCTTCTACCCTAGCCCCGAGGGACCCTGCGTGTCTCTTGTCACAAGCCCACACAGTCCTGGGAAATGTGGGCAAATGACCACCTCCAAGTGTCTTCCATTGTGGAAGAGGGATTAATAATACAGGCACCCTCTCTCTCCATCACTCTCCCACATCTTGGTCCCTTCTTCCCACTCCCCTGATGTACTtcactgcccccaccctcccataACAGGTGCTGTCTGGAGCCCACCATGCCCCACTCAGGCCTCACCATCAGGCACCTATATCTGTTTAGGGCTGGTGCCTAACAGTGGTCCCCAAAGTGCCACTGAATTCAGACCCTTCAGGGGCAGCCCTCAACCAGTGCCTGACCTGAGGGAGTTGGAGAATCAATAtcccagctccccccaccccccgcccaggtAGGACGTGTGTCCTACACAATCTACCAGCATTCCCCGGCAGGACTGAGCCCCATCTGCCTCCGGTGGGAAGTTGCTTGATAACAAGAGTGACAAACTGTCCCAATGTGCCCAGGACTAAGGGTTTCCTGGGACACAGGATTCTGAGTGCTAATACTGGCCAGCCCCAGGCAAGCTGATTATCCCAGCAATAACTCATCATGGACtgctcccttctttccctctgtcatTTCCTTGCTCCCCTACAGCTTCTTTCTCTAAGACAAATGCACTCAACCctcatctcaggctctgcttctgggaAGCCTCCCCCCTCAACCTCCTTCACCCTGTTTATCCAGCCCATTGGCTCAGCCACTTCTGAGCTGAGCATTTGTGAGGGGCGGATGTGGTGCTTAGAACTTTCTGTACACTACCTGGCTTTGCCTTGTGAGAGCCCTTCAAGGAAGGAAGGGTATTCTGTCATCTCTGTCTTATgtgtgggaaaactgaggtttgcGCAGGAAAATAATTTGCCTGAAGACACCTTGTTGGCAAGTGGCGCGTCTTGGGAAATAGGATCTGGGGCAAAGGTCGgcttctccccaccctgctgcccTGGGGTACAGGGCCTggaatgtgccaggcactgtcgcACCCACCTCATATGGACTATCTCATTTGATCGTTACATTGCTCCTGAGAGATGAGataaccaccccccccaactttCAGGAGTGGgagaccaaggcccagagaggtggcaGAGCCCAGGTTCAGGCCCAGGCAGGCTGGCGCTGAGTGCATATCCTTAACCACCGGGCTGGTGCCTCAATACGTGTAATTTCCTTTCAGGCAGCGGCTGCGGCCATTCGggaagggcgggggaggggcccaaATGGCCGAGCTGGCTGAGAGGCACCCCCCCACCACCGCCCCGGGCTGAGCCCAGACCTGCCCTGAGCCCTTGCTGCCAGCCCCAGTTCCTTGGGGACCCTCCTGTGGCTTGAAGCATCCTCcactcctctgcccccacccctatTCCTGTGGTTGGCCCAAATACCAGACAGGGCGAATCTCAGCTTTCCCCCAAGCATTCCATGCTCCTGTGGCCCGGCCCAGGCTGGCCGAGGTTACGCAAGCTGAGCTGGGGTggttggtgggggtgggactgCGGGGACGGGCTGGCCTGTCCTCACCACCCCAACCGGCAGCCCGCCCACCCTCCCCAGGGCGGGGACGGGGGTGGGCCAGCTAGTTCTCCACTCCCCCCGACCCAGCCCCCGGGAGAGAACAAGCTGGGTGGAGGGTGGCCCGTGCCAAGAGATGGGGGGCGGTGGCAGCCACGGAAGAGGCTCCAGGAGGTGACTGCCTGGTTTCCATTAGGGAGCCCTGGTCGGCATTTCAGGCAAGacggcagagctggggctggctATGGTAAGGTGGCGGGGGgcggagggcaggggagggaggggagtctgCTGGTGGGGATGCTCCTGTCGCCATGGTGACCTGGTGCCCAGCCTGGGGACACCCTGACCCATCGGTCTCTCTATTCCCAGCGGCTGAGCCTACTACTGGTTCTCCTGCTGCTGACAAGCCCCCCACCCACACCTGGCATGGAGGACGCCGCCTTCCCCCACCTGGGGGAGAGCTCGCAGCCCCCGCCCCGCGCCTGCCCCCTGCGCTGCTCCTGCCCCCGGGCAGACACGGTGGACTGCAACGGCATGGACCTGCAGGTGTTCCCAGACAACATCACCAGGGCAGCTCAGCACCTCTCCTTGCAGGTGGGGCCCGGGCCGGGCGTGGTAGGGGGAGCATGCAGACCGCTGGGGTTGAGGCTGGTGGGGTGTGGGGTCCGTGTTGGGCATGCGGGGCTTGGCAATGGTGGGAGCTGGCCTTGATGAGAGTGTTGGGGTCTGTGCGTTGGGGGCGAGAGGAGGTGGGGGTACAGATATTGGAAGTAGGAAGGGCTGAGAGTTTGGAGGTGTTAGAGGTCAATGTCTTGGCAGTTACAGGGTTTTTGGGGGTCAGTGATAGAGCATTTCGGTCAATTGTGGGGGTGATGGAGTATCAGATGTCATTGTCTTTGGTTATGGGGTTGTTTGGAGTCAGGGTAATGGGTGTCAGGGGTCAATTATAGGAACAGACGGGGTGCCGGGGGTCAACATCTTGGTGGTCACAGCGCTGTTTGTGGTTACGGGGTTGTTTTAGATGCAGGGTAATGGGGCTTTGGGGATCAAGTGTAGGGGTGAGGGGTGGCAAGGCTCACTTGATTAAGGCAATGGGGAGCTGGGAATCAGGGCTCTGGCCACTGGTTGAGGGCTCAGGGCTGTGAATCCCTCCCCCAGAACAACCTGCTCCAGGAGCTCCCCTACAATGAGCTGTCACGCCTCAGCAGCCTGCGGACCCTCAACCTCCACAATAATCTCATCTCCTCCgagggtgaggggtgaggggacctctggaggagggaggccagaggcggccccttccctcccctgccggGTCTGTGGGTAGCTCTGCGGTAGTTCCCAGAACTGCCCTTTGCTGAGCAGGATGGAAACTCAGGGCATGGTGGGGGCTGTGGCTTTTGAAGACGGGTGGGGAGGTGTGTGGGAGGGTGCGTGGAGGGGCCTCTGCCAGTCCCCAGACAGGAGCCCTGGGGCAGCCGGGAGCACAGACTCCCTCGTTGCCCCTATCTGAGCCAGGCCTGGGGTCCCCTCACTGCCCGTCCCGCTCCCAGGGCTGCCCGATGAGGCCTTTGAGTCCCTCACACAGCTGCAGCACATTTATGTGGCCCACAACAAGGTGAGCATCCCCACCTGCCCTGGCCCTGAGGTCTGACCTGGCCGGGGTCACACAGCAGAGCGCAAGAGGGGACAGCagggggctgcagggcagggcGCCAGGACCAGCGTCGCTGTGCTCCCACAGCTCTCGGTGGCCCCCCAGTTTCTGCCCCGCTCCCTCCGAGTTGCGGACCTGGCTGCCAACCAAGTGACAGAGATCTTCCCGCTTACCTTTGGGGAGAAGCCTGCGCTCAGGTAGCCCCTGGCCCAGCCCAGACCTCTCAGACCTCAGGTGTGCCTGGGGTCACCCCCTACCCTTGGAAGTCTGAGGGGTTCATGAACCTGCCCGTGGGGGTCTGAGGGGGCGGAGCCCTAGCCTGGGGGCTGTCTGAGGTAGGACACCCTGGATGCTCCGTCCGGAGAACTCCACACTGAGGCCGAGACAGTGGgtacacacacgcacgtgcacacaccgAAGGCAGCTCTGGGGAGCAGGGTAGGAATGGGGGTCGGTGGGAAGGCCAGGGGAGGGCTGGTGGCCGGAGCCTGGCTCCCCTCAGGTCCGTGTACCTCCACAACAACCAGCTGAGCAACGCCGGCCTGCCCCCCGACGCCTTCCATGGCTCTGAAGCTGTGGCCACCCTCAGCCTGTCCAGCAACCGGCTCAGCTACTTGCCGCCCAGTCTGCCGCCCTCGCTGGAGCGGCTCCACCTGcaggtgcccctccctcacctcGCCACCCCCACGTTCCCGCCTCCTCAGGGCTGCCTCACCTCTCTCCTGGGGGAGCCCTCCACCTCCTCACAATTCCAGTAGCCGGAAATATCTTTGAGTTTTGTCCGCTGGTCATTCACAGGTGCTCTCCGAACAGCCTTGCTCAAGTGAGCTCGTCACTCCCTTACTCAAGAGCCTTCCACAGCTCCCCGCCGCCCTCTCTCCCTGACCCCCGGTctcattctctcctcccttcccagaaCAACCTCATCTCCAAGGTGCCCCGAGGAGCCCTGAGCCGCCAGACCCACCTCCGTGAACTTTACCTCCAGCATAACCAGCTGACAGACAGCGGCCTGGATGCCACCACCTTCAGGTGGGGCCTGGGACAGGGTAGGACAGGGGTGCGGCCTTGTGCTGGCAGGAGGGGTTGAAGATTCAGAGCCTGGGTGCCCCAACCCTCTACCCGCCTCTGGTGTATGACTCCCAAACCGAGGCCGCGTTTGGTGAGCACCTGCTGTGCGTCAGGCTCAGCCAAGCCCTTAGCAGCCATCCTTGCTCCCGGCTGCTCCGTGCCTCAGTCCTATTATCCCAACGTCATCACCGCCACATGCCGATCTTGGACCCAGAACCCTGTCCTGCGCCTCCACGTCCAACCCTCAGGCTGGAAGCTGCCCTGACCTCAGCAAGTGTGCCTCCCGCCCACATCTCTCaactcctccagccccaggctggggtCTCCAGCTTCCACCTCAGGACCCCTCCTCAGCCCCCGCCCCCAAggtcccctcccaccccgcccccggcccccgctCTGGGCAAGCAGCCCAACGCCGGCCCTCTCTCCCGCCAGCAAGCTTCACCACCTCGAGTACCTGGACCTGTCCCACAACCAGCTCGCCTCGGTGCCCGCTGGTCTGCCCCGCGCCCTGGTCGTGCTGCACCTGGGCCGCAACCGCATCCGGTGGGTGGAGGCGGCCCGGCTGCGCGGCGCCCGGGGCCTGCGCTACCTGCAGCTGCAGCACAACCAGCTGGGAGCGACGGGGCTGCCCGCTGGGGCGCTGCGGCCGCTGCGGGGCCTGCATACGCTGCACCTGTACGGCAACGGGCTGGACCGCGTGCCCTTGGCGCTGCCCCGCCGCCTGCGGGCCCTGGTGCTGCCGCACAACCACGTGACCGCACTGGGCGCCCGCGACCTGGCCGGCACGCCGGGCCTGGCCGAGCTCAACCTGGCCTACAACCGCCTGGTCAGCGCCCGAGTGCACGGCCGGGCCTTCCGCCCGCTGCGTGCCCTGCGCAGCCTTGACCTGGCCGGCAACCAGCTGACCCGGGTGCCCGGCGGCCTGCCCCGCAGCCTGCACACCCTGCGGCTACAGCGCAACCGGCTGCGGGCCCTCGAGCCTGAGCTGCTGGCCGGCCTGGACCAGCTGCGGGAGCTCAGCCTGGCGCGAAACCGCCTCCGGATTGGAGACATCGGGCCCGGCACCTGGCACGAGCTGCAGGCCCTCCAGGTCAGGAGCGGGCTGGCTAGCCGCACTGTCCCCACGGCCCCTCAGCAGCTCCCCGCGAGGCCCTGAGATGCCACACAGAGAGCCCAGCCCGCGGGCCGGGGGTGGATACGACAGATGCGGCCTCCGGGCCTTTGGCTGTGCCGTCCCTGCCACCTGGTCCCGGCAACCACCCCGCCCACCTCCCCCAGCAAACACGGCGGCGCCTCTAGCTCCTTCTGAACACCCTGGATTCCGCAGAGGTTAGAGCATCTGTG
Proteins encoded in this window:
- the PODNL1 gene encoding podocan-like protein 1, encoding MRLSLLLVLLLLTSPPPTPGMEDAAFPHLGESSQPPPRACPLRCSCPRADTVDCNGMDLQVFPDNITRAAQHLSLQNNLLQELPYNELSRLSSLRTLNLHNNLISSEGLPDEAFESLTQLQHIYVAHNKLSVAPQFLPRSLRVADLAANQVTEIFPLTFGEKPALRSVYLHNNQLSNAGLPPDAFHGSEAVATLSLSSNRLSYLPPSLPPSLERLHLQNNLISKVPRGALSRQTHLRELYLQHNQLTDSGLDATTFSKLHHLEYLDLSHNQLASVPAGLPRALVVLHLGRNRIRWVEAARLRGARGLRYLQLQHNQLGATGLPAGALRPLRGLHTLHLYGNGLDRVPLALPRRLRALVLPHNHVTALGARDLAGTPGLAELNLAYNRLVSARVHGRAFRPLRALRSLDLAGNQLTRVPGGLPRSLHTLRLQRNRLRALEPELLAGLDQLRELSLARNRLRIGDIGPGTWHELQALQVLDLSHNELSFVPPDLPEALEELHLQGNRISHVGSEAFLSTPRLRALFLSANRLHMTSIAPEAFLGLLHLSVVDTAGNPEQVLVRLPPTAPRQPRAGGP